In one Nicotiana sylvestris chromosome 8, ASM39365v2, whole genome shotgun sequence genomic region, the following are encoded:
- the LOC138875200 gene encoding uncharacterized mitochondrial protein AtMg00860-like gives MVDEGIVLGHKISKQGIEVDRAKIEIISNLPPPTSVKGVRCFLGHADFYRRFIKDFSKIANPMSKLLEKDAKFVFDEKCLKAFEELKENLTTTPIIVTPNWSLPFELMCDASGIAIGQCLANIITRFFTLSIMQERHSMTLK, from the coding sequence ATGGTGGACGAGGGTATTGTTTTGGGCCACAAAATTTCCAAACAAGGCATAGAGGTTGACCGGGCAAAGATCGAGATCATTTCCAATCTTCCTCCACCTACTTCAGTTAAAGGTGTCCGATGTTTTTTGGGGCATGCCGATTTCTATAGGCGTTTCATCAAGGACTtttccaaaattgcaaatcccatgtccaaactccttgagaaagatgcaaagtttgtATTTGATGAGAAGTGCCTCAAagcctttgaggaattgaaagaaaatctCACCACGACACCTATTATTGTCACCCCCAATTGGTCTCttccattcgaactcatgtgtgacgctagtggTATAGCTATTGGGCAGTGCTTGGCCAACATCATAACAAGATTCTTTACCCTGTCTATTATGCAAGAAAGACACTCAATGACTCTCAAATGA